The Patescibacteria group bacterium genome has a segment encoding these proteins:
- the gltX gene encoding glutamate--tRNA ligase: MNNNQSSSNIRVRFAPSPTGELHIGGLRTALFDYLFARQNGGNFVLRIEDTDRARFVEGSEQRLINTLTQYGLSYDEGPGKEGKYGPYVQSQRLDIYREHANRLLEKGAAYKCFCTPERLTEVRELQMARKEPPRYDRHCRNLSADEIEQLESAKTPFVIRQKLPEQGSVSFTDLIRGDVSFDYALLDDSVLLKSDGFPTYHLAVVADDHLMEISHVLRAEEWLPSTPKHLYLYESFGWTPPLYAHLPLILSPKGGKLSKRDGAVSAQSYLDEGYLPEAVINFIAFLGWNPKTEREIFSLDDLVKEFKIEHINKAGAVFDKQRLDYLNGQYIRALDINLLVKRLMPFYQQAGIPTDDADKLTKVTALVKDRLVNLTEIGHLAKFIFDLSEYEAALLLPKKETDTEKIKKSLELSSETLQSIESKNFTSAALKQALTEMISRVGSNNTSILWPLRVALSGQAASPDVFEIAEVLGQEEAIKRIDAAIGKLNTKS; the protein is encoded by the coding sequence ATGAATAACAATCAATCATCATCTAATATCCGCGTTCGTTTCGCCCCCAGCCCCACCGGGGAACTGCACATTGGCGGTTTGCGCACAGCGCTTTTTGATTATTTATTTGCCCGTCAAAACGGTGGAAATTTTGTATTGCGCATTGAAGATACTGACCGAGCCCGTTTCGTGGAAGGGAGCGAACAGCGCTTGATTAATACGCTGACGCAATATGGTTTGTCGTATGATGAAGGCCCGGGTAAAGAAGGTAAATATGGGCCATATGTGCAATCACAGCGCTTAGATATTTATCGTGAACACGCCAACCGGTTGTTAGAAAAAGGCGCGGCTTACAAGTGCTTCTGCACGCCGGAACGTCTCACCGAGGTTCGCGAATTGCAAATGGCTCGTAAAGAGCCGCCGCGGTACGACCGGCATTGCCGTAACTTATCGGCCGATGAAATTGAACAATTAGAATCTGCCAAAACTCCGTTTGTCATCCGCCAAAAACTACCGGAGCAGGGGAGTGTGTCATTTACGGACCTAATCCGAGGTGATGTGTCATTCGACTACGCGCTGTTGGATGATTCCGTGTTGCTCAAAAGCGATGGTTTTCCCACATATCATCTGGCCGTGGTAGCGGATGATCATCTGATGGAAATAAGCCATGTGTTGCGAGCCGAGGAATGGCTGCCCAGTACGCCGAAGCACCTGTATCTTTATGAATCATTCGGTTGGACACCGCCGTTGTATGCCCATCTACCGCTAATTCTAAGCCCCAAGGGCGGCAAGCTAAGCAAGCGCGATGGCGCGGTATCGGCCCAATCATATTTGGACGAAGGTTATCTGCCGGAAGCGGTAATAAACTTCATCGCTTTTTTGGGTTGGAATCCCAAAACCGAGCGGGAAATATTTTCACTGGATGATCTGGTCAAAGAGTTTAAGATCGAACATATCAACAAAGCCGGCGCCGTGTTTGATAAGCAAAGACTCGATTATCTCAACGGTCAGTATATTCGCGCACTGGATATTAACCTTTTAGTAAAAAGGTTAATGCCATTCTATCAGCAAGCGGGAATACCGACAGACGACGCTGATAAACTAACCAAAGTGACGGCCCTGGTTAAAGACCGATTAGTAAATCTGACGGAAATTGGCCACTTGGCAAAATTCATATTCGATCTATCGGAATATGAAGCGGCGTTGCTGTTGCCTAAAAAAGAAACAGACACTGAAAAGATAAAAAAGTCATTAGAACTCTCGAGCGAAACTTTACAAAGCATCGAATCTAAAAACTTCACCAGTGCCGCATTGAAACAAGCACTGACTGAAATGATTTCCCGGGTAGGCAGCAATAACACCTCCATACTCTGGCCTTTGCGGGTGGCGCTTTCCGGACAAGCCGCTTCGCCGGATGTGTTTGAAATCGCGGAAGTTTTGGGTCAGGAAGAAGCGATCAAACGAATCGATGCGGCAATAGGCAAATTAAATACGAAATCCTAA
- a CDS encoding HD domain-containing protein, with amino-acid sequence MILTPLIQRAINRASELHHNQKRRIGGLPFIVHPFSVGFLLSRYTDNDQIIAAGLLHDVLEDVSGYTESDMTREFGPEVVRIVKEVTEDKNPDDSIETNRATWETRKTNYLSHLKTDSFEGLMVCCADKIHNLQSMLEAHYDLGDAIWSRFNAPKDQLIWFHKEVMTTLKASLHNDILTEYKHVYALAAKEFDIK; translated from the coding sequence ATGATATTGACCCCGCTTATCCAACGCGCGATCAATCGCGCCAGCGAACTGCATCACAATCAAAAACGCCGGATCGGCGGTTTACCTTTTATTGTCCATCCATTTTCGGTTGGGTTCTTACTATCACGCTATACCGATAATGATCAGATTATCGCCGCGGGATTATTGCACGATGTCCTTGAGGACGTATCGGGATATACCGAATCCGATATGACGCGCGAATTCGGCCCCGAGGTAGTCCGAATCGTTAAGGAGGTCACCGAAGATAAGAACCCCGACGATTCGATAGAAACCAATCGGGCTACGTGGGAAACGCGCAAAACGAACTATCTAAGCCACTTAAAAACCGACAGCTTTGAGGGCTTGATGGTCTGCTGCGCCGATAAAATACATAATCTGCAATCGATGCTGGAGGCGCATTATGATCTGGGTGACGCCATCTGGTCGAGATTCAACGCACCCAAGGATCAATTGATCTGGTTCCACAAAGAGGTAATGACCACGTTAAAAGCCTCGTTACACAATGACATTCTGACCGAATACAAGCACGTCTACGCCTTAGCTGCCAAGGAATTTGATATTAAATAG
- the alr gene encoding alanine racemase, translating into MLHSHTWVEISAAAIRHNFEIFKNLVGCDVDVIPVIKSNAYGHGMVEVARIFSPLCRTLAVASGHEAIELYSAGIRSSILILSFVHPSEISRLANTNAILPVSTLSEARIINRIGKLSRNKIRIHLKVDTGTTRIGVLADQAINLAKAITRFDGINFIGVYSHFADAENIKIETTLRQFDLFKKAISGIKRHGVSLPLTHIACTAAALRLPPSHLKAVRLGIGLYGLWPAESIKQTYRSKFHLQPALSWHTKVIQIKRIPAGTSIGYGSSYTVNRKSTIAILPVGYWDGFDRKLSNNCDVLIGGRLCPVVGRICMNLTMVDVTKVPRVKVGDKVTLIGCQGYKQITVEDMAGRTGTIHYEIVTRINPLLPRIII; encoded by the coding sequence ATGCTACATTCACACACGTGGGTGGAAATCAGTGCCGCAGCAATTCGACACAACTTCGAGATTTTTAAGAATCTTGTTGGCTGCGATGTTGATGTTATACCAGTTATAAAAAGCAACGCCTATGGCCATGGCATGGTTGAGGTGGCCAGGATTTTTAGTCCGCTATGTCGCACCCTGGCCGTAGCCAGCGGCCATGAAGCGATAGAATTATATTCTGCAGGAATCAGATCGTCCATTTTGATATTGAGCTTTGTACATCCTAGCGAAATATCGCGCCTGGCTAATACTAATGCAATTCTGCCCGTATCAACTTTATCTGAAGCAAGAATAATCAATCGAATCGGTAAACTTTCCAGAAATAAAATAAGAATTCATCTCAAAGTTGATACCGGCACAACGCGTATTGGCGTGTTGGCTGATCAGGCGATAAATTTGGCCAAAGCTATCACCAGGTTTGATGGAATAAATTTTATTGGCGTTTATTCACATTTTGCCGATGCCGAAAACATAAAGATTGAAACCACACTACGTCAGTTTGACTTGTTTAAAAAAGCAATATCAGGCATAAAACGACACGGAGTATCTTTACCCCTGACTCATATAGCTTGCACTGCGGCGGCGTTGCGTTTGCCACCAAGCCATTTAAAAGCAGTTCGTCTAGGCATCGGACTTTATGGATTGTGGCCGGCCGAATCAATAAAGCAAACTTACCGAAGTAAATTTCATCTTCAACCAGCGCTTTCCTGGCATACCAAGGTAATTCAGATTAAAAGAATTCCGGCTGGCACCAGCATCGGCTACGGCAGTAGCTACACCGTCAACCGCAAATCTACCATTGCCATCTTACCGGTTGGTTATTGGGATGGGTTTGATCGTAAACTTTCTAATAATTGCGACGTATTGATCGGCGGGCGACTGTGTCCAGTTGTTGGACGCATCTGTATGAATTTAACAATGGTAGACGTCACCAAGGTACCTCGGGTTAAAGTGGGTGATAAGGTTACCCTAATTGGGTGCCAGGGTTATAAACAGATAACAGTCGAGGATATGGCTGGACGTACTGGAACAATACATTACGAAATTGTAACCCGCATCAATCCTTTGCTGCCTAGAATTATTATCTAA
- a CDS encoding hydrolase, producing the protein MDTQETAQAIKSDCCPPFKPELWQEQVITWNDKKFVKGNVKSFWHMPLNMGSVITNLSNKIKAAGAELNEDTIMLSDESSAWSSEQYISVNKEVSGCANVTVSGTFLTKVFEGPYRMVPKWHKEMEQYVASKDKKIIKLYTYYTTCPKCAKIYGKNYVVLFAQVS; encoded by the coding sequence ATGGACACCCAAGAAACAGCACAGGCCATCAAATCCGACTGCTGCCCGCCATTCAAACCCGAGCTTTGGCAGGAACAGGTAATTACTTGGAACGATAAGAAGTTTGTCAAAGGCAACGTAAAGTCTTTCTGGCACATGCCTTTGAACATGGGCTCAGTCATTACCAATCTAAGTAACAAGATTAAGGCGGCCGGTGCCGAACTGAACGAAGACACCATCATGTTATCTGATGAGTCCTCGGCATGGTCTAGTGAACAGTATATTTCGGTCAATAAAGAGGTGTCAGGTTGCGCTAATGTAACCGTATCAGGCACTTTCTTAACCAAGGTTTTTGAAGGTCCATACCGAATGGTTCCAAAATGGCATAAAGAGATGGAGCAGTATGTCGCCTCAAAAGACAAAAAGATAATCAAGCTTTATACTTATTACACGACTTGTCCAAAGTGCGCCAAGATATATGGCAAAAATTACGTAGTATTATTTGCCCAAGTATCATAA
- the thrS gene encoding threonine--tRNA ligase, translated as MTEPIESIRHSLSHLLASAVLEIWPDAKLGIGPVIDTGFYYDFELPEPVTPERLIELEKKMRHYIKQNLAFEKSEASEVEARKISKGQPYKLELIDELVADKTPISYYQSGKFSDLCAGPHVAKTNAIDPQAFKLTKVAGAYWRGDEKRAMLQRIYGVAFDSKAELADYLNQQDEAAKRDHRKLGQELDLFTISPLVGSGLPMYTPRGVVMLRAITGLLNELEVAHGYEFVDIPHIGKVDLYKTSGHWDKYKDSIFTVHGHGEDFVLKPMNCPHHMQIYASKPRSWRDLPVRYSEVTKQYRDEQAGELLGLSRVRSISIDDNHIFCRPDQIQEEMRHAYEIIKKFSNTFGMEHTIRLSVRDPKKKSGYLGDDATWARAEAELVKLLDSLGEKYFVGEGEASFYAPKIDFIQKDSIGRSWQLSTIQLDYVEPERFKLDYTDKVGKKSRPAILHIAVAGSLERFMSIIIEHYAGIFPVWLAPVQVKLLSVGSDHVKPANELAQKLTSKGIRVAVDDANETIGHKIRQATVEKIPYLLVFGDKEAKSDSLAVRDRGARETRIISRADFICEVSDKIKKRSK; from the coding sequence ATGACAGAGCCAATTGAATCAATCCGCCATTCATTATCGCACTTACTAGCCTCGGCTGTATTGGAAATATGGCCCGACGCTAAGTTGGGCATCGGCCCGGTGATCGATACTGGTTTTTATTATGATTTTGAATTGCCTGAGCCGGTTACTCCGGAACGGCTGATTGAGCTGGAAAAAAAGATGCGGCACTATATCAAACAGAATTTGGCATTCGAAAAATCTGAAGCAAGTGAGGTCGAGGCCAGAAAGATATCCAAGGGGCAGCCGTACAAGCTCGAATTGATTGATGAATTAGTGGCAGACAAGACGCCGATTAGTTATTACCAGTCAGGAAAGTTTTCCGATCTCTGCGCTGGTCCGCATGTGGCCAAAACCAACGCGATTGACCCCCAAGCTTTCAAGCTAACCAAAGTAGCTGGGGCTTATTGGCGGGGCGACGAAAAGCGAGCCATGCTCCAGCGTATATACGGCGTCGCCTTTGACTCCAAAGCCGAATTGGCCGACTATCTAAACCAACAAGACGAGGCCGCCAAACGTGACCATCGTAAGTTGGGTCAGGAGCTTGATTTGTTTACGATATCACCGCTAGTCGGCTCGGGATTGCCGATGTATACCCCGCGAGGTGTGGTTATGTTGCGCGCGATTACCGGGTTATTAAATGAGCTGGAGGTGGCCCATGGCTATGAATTTGTCGATATCCCCCATATTGGCAAAGTGGATCTGTACAAAACCTCCGGTCATTGGGATAAATATAAGGATTCCATATTCACGGTCCACGGGCATGGTGAAGATTTTGTGCTCAAACCGATGAATTGCCCGCACCATATGCAGATATACGCCAGCAAACCAAGAAGTTGGCGCGATTTGCCGGTGCGTTACTCTGAAGTTACCAAACAATATCGTGACGAACAGGCCGGCGAACTATTGGGACTGTCGCGGGTACGCTCGATTTCAATCGATGATAATCATATCTTCTGCCGGCCGGATCAGATCCAGGAAGAAATGCGCCATGCCTATGAGATAATCAAGAAATTCAGCAATACATTTGGTATGGAGCACACGATTCGCTTATCAGTTCGTGATCCTAAGAAAAAGTCCGGTTATCTGGGCGATGACGCTACTTGGGCACGGGCCGAAGCCGAGCTGGTCAAACTATTAGATTCGCTGGGAGAAAAATATTTTGTGGGCGAGGGCGAGGCGTCATTTTATGCGCCGAAAATAGACTTTATTCAAAAGGACTCAATTGGCCGTTCGTGGCAATTGTCGACTATTCAATTGGACTATGTCGAGCCGGAGCGATTCAAACTGGACTATACTGATAAGGTCGGTAAAAAATCCCGTCCAGCTATTTTGCACATCGCCGTAGCTGGATCGCTCGAACGTTTTATGTCGATTATAATTGAGCACTATGCCGGTATATTTCCGGTATGGCTGGCGCCGGTACAGGTAAAGTTGTTATCAGTTGGATCGGATCACGTTAAGCCGGCCAATGAGCTGGCTCAGAAACTCACGAGCAAGGGCATTCGGGTAGCGGTTGATGACGCCAACGAGACGATTGGGCACAAGATACGCCAAGCTACAGTTGAGAAAATTCCCTATTTACTGGTGTTCGGCGACAAAGAAGCCAAATCTGATAGCCTAGCAGTGCGAGATCGTGGTGCCCGCGAGACGCGCATCATTTCACGGGCAGATTTTATTTGTGAAGTCTCGGATAAAATAAAGAAACGTAGCAAATAA
- the heR gene encoding heliorhodopsin HeR — translation MSIFSNDDQFKRLRVWNLCAGGLHLIQGILMLILSTDFTLPVTTAFVRYDLAAQRLLPFINESFSVPIGPLVAGFLFLSALAHLIISLPGVFAWYTNNLKKGMNIARWVEYSFSSSLMMVVVVMLVGMYDGVSLLLVFFLNAMMILFGWMMELHNQTTERTNWTSYWFGVIAGAIPWVATALYLFGSGTDGSKPPTFVYWIFFSIFLFFNVFAINMVLQYKKIGRWKDYLYGERTYIILSLVAKSLLAWQVWAGTLRPV, via the coding sequence ATGTCAATATTTTCGAATGACGATCAATTTAAAAGGCTAAGAGTATGGAATCTTTGTGCCGGGGGGTTGCATTTGATCCAGGGCATTCTAATGCTGATTTTGAGCACAGATTTTACTTTACCCGTGACGACTGCTTTTGTAAGATATGATCTGGCGGCTCAACGATTATTGCCGTTTATTAATGAATCATTTTCTGTACCGATCGGCCCGCTCGTGGCTGGTTTCTTGTTTTTATCAGCTTTAGCGCATTTGATTATCAGTCTACCGGGTGTTTTCGCCTGGTATACCAACAACCTTAAGAAGGGGATGAATATCGCTCGCTGGGTTGAATACTCGTTTAGTTCGTCATTAATGATGGTTGTGGTTGTCATGCTGGTCGGGATGTATGATGGTGTCAGTCTATTGTTGGTATTCTTTTTGAATGCCATGATGATTTTGTTTGGTTGGATGATGGAGCTGCACAATCAAACCACCGAACGGACTAATTGGACGTCTTATTGGTTTGGCGTGATTGCCGGAGCGATTCCTTGGGTAGCTACGGCGCTATATTTGTTTGGTTCAGGTACGGACGGCTCCAAGCCACCGACCTTTGTTTATTGGATATTCTTTTCCATTTTTCTGTTTTTCAACGTATTTGCGATTAATATGGTGCTTCAGTACAAAAAGATTGGGCGATGGAAAGATTATCTTTATGGCGAGCGGACATATATCATCCTGAGTTTAGTGGCCAAATCACTCTTAGCCTGGCAAGTCTGGGCCGGTACATTGCGTCCCGTTTAG
- a CDS encoding peptidoglycan DD-metalloendopeptidase family protein: MNTKYTQILRYSRIAFAIAALFIVFGLGSIASNAQTNDNADINANTNTDGTPNTQREGSNADGLSANEEVLQLNLQIQEKKQALDQLNQQKAEYERNLALKQQEALSLSSEIGSLDEQAKKTQIEIDIANNEIDTLKLQIKEVDGKIADREKDIVDRKDQLSGYVRQLNRMQNTNLVQVLLANDKFSDFFNELNSVEDLEHRLKGSLDEVKLLREELQSVQDDLERKKTDLDNATAKLEGTKEELAGQLDYKSNLLDATKDNEAQYQEMLAAVKTEQSSVNSELSQIETSLRSKLEGDNQLTDDSKVLSWPVNPSNGITATFHDPTYIFRRLFEHPAIDIRAKQGTPVKAAASGYVGRAKDSGLGYSYIMLIHAGGISTVYGHISQINVQEDAYVTRGQIIGLSGGMPGTPGAGKLTTGSHLHFEVRKDGIPVNPLNYLP, translated from the coding sequence ATGAATACAAAATACACTCAAATTTTGCGATATAGTCGAATCGCTTTCGCCATAGCGGCGTTGTTTATTGTGTTCGGACTGGGCTCAATTGCTTCCAACGCGCAGACAAATGACAATGCCGATATTAACGCGAATACCAATACTGACGGTACGCCGAATACCCAGCGGGAGGGGAGCAATGCCGACGGTCTCAGCGCCAACGAAGAAGTTCTTCAGCTAAATCTACAGATTCAGGAAAAGAAACAGGCGCTGGATCAACTCAATCAGCAAAAAGCCGAATATGAGCGAAATTTGGCCTTGAAACAGCAGGAAGCATTATCTCTAAGCAGTGAGATCGGATCGCTTGATGAACAAGCCAAGAAAACGCAGATTGAAATTGATATCGCGAATAACGAGATCGATACTCTTAAGCTTCAAATCAAAGAAGTCGATGGCAAAATAGCCGATCGAGAGAAGGACATCGTCGACCGCAAAGATCAGTTGAGCGGCTATGTCCGCCAGCTGAACCGGATGCAAAATACGAATTTGGTCCAGGTGCTGTTAGCTAATGATAAGTTTTCCGATTTCTTTAACGAACTGAATTCGGTCGAAGATCTGGAGCACCGGCTCAAAGGTTCGCTGGATGAAGTAAAGCTGTTGCGTGAAGAACTCCAAAGTGTGCAGGATGATTTGGAGCGTAAAAAAACCGATCTAGACAATGCCACGGCGAAACTTGAGGGTACCAAGGAAGAATTAGCCGGCCAATTGGATTACAAAAGTAATTTGCTGGACGCGACCAAGGACAACGAGGCGCAATATCAAGAAATGCTAGCTGCGGTAAAAACAGAGCAAAGTTCGGTAAATTCTGAACTGAGTCAAATTGAAACTAGTCTAAGGTCAAAGCTGGAGGGGGATAATCAGCTGACAGATGACAGCAAAGTATTATCTTGGCCGGTGAATCCGTCAAATGGAATAACAGCGACATTTCATGATCCCACCTATATTTTCCGACGCCTCTTTGAACATCCGGCTATAGATATCAGAGCCAAGCAGGGGACCCCAGTCAAAGCAGCCGCGTCGGGTTATGTGGGACGCGCTAAGGATTCTGGACTTGGTTACAGTTATATCATGTTGATTCATGCGGGCGGTATTTCGACCGTGTATGGCCACATCAGCCAGATTAACGTCCAAGAAGACGCTTATGTGACCAGGGGACAGATCATCGGCCTCAGCGGTGGGATGCCTGGGACGCCCGGTGCCGGTAAATTAACCACCGGTTCGCACCTACATTTCGAGGTCCGTAAAGACGGCATTCCGGTTAATCCGTTGAACTACCTGCCGTAG
- a CDS encoding WecB/TagA/CpsF family glycosyltransferase — protein MSENHYSARVKIINLAGLKITAESKTVILRQISERLQQGYKTFITTPYSEFLLAARRDPKVLDTLNRSDIAIADGIGVIWAAKYLSLRLTARSRWLRFIQAIWQMKYTGASILLKPRYVYSIIPEKIVGADFAWDLAGLAEKNNWSVYLLGGFDDTSARVAEIFRRRYPKLTVHESNKNPENKTSLEDIKAVKPDILMVAYGPIRQEQWIVDNWAILPVKAAIGLGGTFDYIAGKRSNPPRLVRYTGLEWLFRLFTQPKRAKRIYRATFGLIGEMIRYKLTSNKYQIKNST, from the coding sequence ATGTCTGAAAATCATTACTCTGCGCGCGTAAAAATCATCAATCTAGCCGGATTGAAAATAACCGCAGAATCAAAAACGGTGATCCTTCGCCAAATTAGCGAACGTCTGCAGCAAGGATATAAAACATTCATTACCACGCCGTACTCGGAATTTTTGTTGGCCGCCCGCCGCGACCCGAAGGTTTTGGATACGCTCAATCGTTCGGATATCGCGATTGCCGATGGCATTGGCGTCATCTGGGCGGCCAAATACTTATCACTGCGATTAACGGCTCGATCGCGTTGGTTACGATTCATTCAAGCCATTTGGCAAATGAAATACACCGGAGCTTCGATATTACTCAAGCCAAGATATGTTTATTCGATTATTCCAGAAAAAATTGTCGGTGCTGATTTCGCCTGGGATTTGGCCGGGTTGGCCGAAAAAAACAATTGGTCAGTCTATTTGCTGGGGGGATTTGACGATACGTCCGCGCGCGTAGCCGAAATATTTCGACGGCGCTACCCAAAACTAACCGTACACGAATCGAATAAGAATCCGGAAAACAAGACCTCGTTAGAGGATATCAAAGCTGTCAAACCAGACATATTGATGGTGGCCTATGGGCCAATCCGACAGGAACAATGGATCGTGGACAATTGGGCTATTTTGCCCGTAAAAGCCGCGATCGGTCTGGGAGGCACATTTGACTATATCGCCGGTAAACGCTCCAATCCACCCCGTCTGGTGCGTTATACGGGCCTGGAGTGGTTATTCCGTTTATTTACCCAGCCAAAAAGGGCCAAAAGAATCTATCGAGCCACATTTGGGCTAATCGGCGAAATGATTAGATACAAATTAACAAGTAACAAATATCAGATAAAAAATTCGACATAA
- a CDS encoding AAA family ATPase: MLTADQKHAYRNILKWIEQPSKQFLTMGGYAGTGKTTLLAYLRRQMNRRKIYRDIQIAFACYTGKAANVLRQKLLAINAIEPDDFCSTIHRLIYKPIEDDAGNIIEWVRRDSWELRCDLIIIDEGSMVNQSIWKDLLSFNRPILVVGDHGQLPPVDGTFNLMENPDLRLETIMRQAADNPIIELSRRIRQGGRLSPGKIGSRVICVKQLPAAVEKTIYSRYSDQSLVLCARNQTRNRLNSRIRQALGYIKERPEVGERVICLKNDRRKNIYNGMLGRIAGIKSHRKYWYRTDIKLDGEPLLYHGQILKGQFGRTSTIQTDADLKASDINTTVRKMGNLFDWGYALTVHKAQGSEAPNVLVYDEYLRAQDKDLRQRWLYTAITRSTNNLVVVSELM, translated from the coding sequence GTGTTAACTGCCGATCAAAAACACGCGTATCGAAATATACTGAAATGGATTGAACAGCCGTCAAAACAGTTTCTTACTATGGGCGGTTATGCCGGAACGGGAAAAACAACATTATTGGCATATTTACGCCGTCAGATGAATCGTCGTAAAATTTATCGTGATATCCAGATCGCGTTTGCCTGCTATACCGGAAAGGCGGCTAATGTATTAAGACAAAAGCTCTTGGCAATTAATGCCATCGAACCGGATGATTTTTGCTCTACTATACATCGCTTGATTTATAAACCGATCGAGGACGATGCCGGTAATATAATTGAGTGGGTCAGACGTGATAGCTGGGAGTTGCGCTGTGATTTGATTATTATTGACGAAGGTTCGATGGTAAATCAATCTATATGGAAAGATTTATTATCATTTAATAGGCCAATTCTTGTGGTGGGCGACCATGGGCAGCTACCTCCGGTTGACGGAACCTTTAATCTCATGGAGAACCCGGATCTGCGTTTGGAAACCATCATGCGGCAGGCGGCTGATAATCCGATCATCGAATTATCCAGAAGGATACGCCAGGGCGGTCGGTTATCGCCGGGCAAGATCGGATCTCGGGTCATCTGTGTAAAACAATTACCAGCGGCTGTAGAAAAAACAATATATTCTCGTTACTCTGATCAAAGCTTGGTATTGTGCGCGCGTAATCAAACTCGCAATCGCTTAAACAGTCGAATCAGGCAGGCGTTGGGATATATCAAAGAACGTCCCGAAGTGGGGGAGCGGGTTATTTGTTTAAAAAACGATCGTCGCAAGAATATTTATAATGGCATGCTAGGTCGCATTGCAGGGATTAAGTCCCATCGTAAATATTGGTACCGAACTGACATCAAGCTAGACGGCGAACCACTCCTATACCATGGCCAAATTTTAAAGGGACAATTTGGACGTACGAGTACGATCCAAACCGATGCCGATCTAAAAGCATCCGATATCAACACTACCGTACGGAAAATGGGCAACCTGTTTGACTGGGGTTACGCCTTAACGGTCCATAAAGCCCAGGGTAGCGAAGCTCCCAATGTCTTGGTATACGATGAATATCTCCGCGCCCAAGACAAGGACTTGCGGCAACGTTGGCTATATACCGCCATAACTCGCTCCACAAATAACTTGGTGGTAGTTTCGGAATTAATGTAA